A window from Pseudomonas alloputida encodes these proteins:
- the rimO gene encoding 30S ribosomal protein S12 methylthiotransferase RimO: MSTTPATPKVGFVSLGCPKALVDSERILTQLRMEGYEVVPTYEDADVVVVNTCGFIDSAKAESLEVIGEAIKENGKVIVTGCMGVEEGSIRDVHPSVLSVTGPQQYEQVVNAVHEVVPPRQDHNPLIDLVPPQGVKLTPRHYAYLKISEGCNHSCSFCIIPSMRGKLVSRPVGEVLSEAERLVKAGVKEILVISQDTSAYGVDVKYKTDFWNGRPVKTRMLELCEALSSLGAWVRLHYVYPYPNVDDVIPLMAAGKILPYLDIPFQHASPKVLKSMKRPAFEDRTLARIKNWREQCPELVIRSTFIVGFPGETEEDFQYLLDWLTEAQLDRVGCFQYSPVEGAPANDLGLAEVPDDVKQERWDRFMAHQQAISAARLQLRIGKEIDVLIDEVEEQGSVGRSFFDAPEIDGSVFIDGDHGFKPGDKVRCRVVDADEYDMWAEPI; this comes from the coding sequence ATGTCCACCACGCCCGCCACCCCCAAGGTAGGTTTCGTAAGCCTGGGTTGCCCAAAAGCCCTGGTCGACTCCGAGCGCATCCTGACCCAGCTGCGCATGGAAGGCTATGAAGTCGTACCCACCTACGAGGACGCCGACGTGGTGGTGGTCAACACCTGCGGCTTCATCGACAGCGCCAAGGCCGAATCGCTGGAAGTGATCGGCGAAGCCATCAAGGAAAACGGCAAGGTGATCGTCACCGGCTGCATGGGCGTCGAAGAAGGCAGCATCCGTGACGTGCACCCAAGCGTGTTGTCGGTCACTGGCCCGCAGCAGTACGAGCAGGTAGTCAACGCCGTTCACGAAGTGGTGCCGCCGCGTCAGGACCACAACCCGCTGATCGACCTGGTGCCGCCACAGGGCGTCAAGCTGACCCCGCGCCACTATGCCTACCTGAAGATCTCCGAAGGCTGCAACCACAGCTGCAGCTTCTGCATCATCCCGTCGATGCGCGGCAAGCTGGTCAGCCGCCCGGTGGGTGAAGTGCTGAGCGAGGCCGAGCGCCTGGTCAAGGCCGGAGTCAAGGAAATCCTGGTGATTTCCCAGGACACCAGCGCCTACGGCGTCGACGTCAAGTACAAGACCGACTTCTGGAACGGCCGCCCGGTCAAGACCCGCATGCTCGAGCTGTGCGAAGCACTGAGCAGCCTGGGCGCCTGGGTACGCCTGCACTATGTGTACCCTTACCCGAATGTTGACGACGTGATCCCGCTGATGGCTGCCGGCAAGATCCTGCCGTACCTGGACATCCCATTCCAGCACGCCAGCCCGAAAGTGCTCAAGTCGATGAAGCGCCCGGCCTTCGAAGACCGCACCCTGGCACGCATCAAGAACTGGCGCGAGCAATGCCCTGAGCTGGTGATCCGTTCCACCTTCATCGTCGGCTTCCCGGGCGAGACCGAGGAAGACTTCCAGTACCTGCTGGACTGGCTGACCGAAGCCCAGCTCGACCGCGTGGGCTGCTTCCAGTACTCGCCGGTAGAAGGCGCCCCGGCCAACGACCTGGGCCTGGCCGAAGTACCGGACGACGTCAAGCAAGAGCGCTGGGACCGCTTCATGGCCCACCAGCAGGCCATCAGTGCTGCCCGCCTGCAATTGCGCATCGGCAAGGAAATCGACGTGCTGATCGACGAAGTCGAGGAACAAGGTTCGGTTGGCCGCAGCTTCTTCGATGCACCGGAAATCGACGGCAGCGTGTTCATCGATGGCGACCATGGTTTCAAGCCAGGCGACAAAGTGCGTTGCCGTGTGGTGGATGCCGACGAGTACGACATGTGGGCTGAACCCATCTAA
- a CDS encoding helix-turn-helix domain-containing protein: MEKHLFDRLVESMTQMDEIDRGERQPSREFHVDALQVKKIRQATGLSQAAFAKRIDVAVGTLRNWEQGRREPEGPARALLRAIHNDPEHVLAALS, encoded by the coding sequence ATGGAAAAGCATCTCTTCGATCGTCTTGTGGAAAGCATGACTCAGATGGATGAGATCGATCGCGGTGAGCGTCAGCCCTCGCGTGAGTTCCACGTAGACGCACTTCAAGTCAAAAAGATTCGTCAAGCCACTGGCCTTTCCCAGGCTGCGTTTGCCAAACGTATCGATGTCGCAGTAGGAACTCTACGGAATTGGGAACAGGGCCGTCGCGAACCTGAAGGACCAGCTCGTGCCTTGCTTCGAGCGATTCATAACGATCCCGAACATGTACTTGCGGCCTTGAGCTAA
- a CDS encoding potassium transporter Kup: protein MVQASSHAESGHEGKQGASRSVGLLVAAVGVVYGDIGTSPLYTLKEVFTGGYGVSVNHDGVLGILSLILWSLLWVVSFKYVMFILRADNQGEGGTMALTALARRATAAYPRLRTLMVICGLIGASLFYGDSMITPAVSVLSAVEGVGLAFDGIDHWVVPISLVVLVALFLVQRHGTEKIGKLFGPIMVTWFLALGALGVHGISQSPEVLKAFNPAWAVNFFVVHPGIGVAILGAVVLALTGAEALYADMGHFGRKPIARAWFILVLPALVLNYFGQGALLLQNPEAARNPFYLLAPGWALLPLVGLATMATVIASQAVISGAFSLTRQAIQLGYIPRMQIQHTSSDEQGQIYIGAVNWTLMVGVVLLVIGFESSGALAAAYGVAVTGTMLITTVLVSAVMLLLWKWPPLLAVPILVGFLLVDGLFFAANVPKIAQGGAFPVLAGGVLYLLMSTWKRGKQILVERIDEGALPLPLFISSIRIQPPHRVEGTAVFLTARSDAVPHALLHNMLHNQVLHSQVVLLTVVSEDRPRVPEHERFEVEAYGDGFFRVLLHFGFMDEPDVPAALKLCHLDGLDFTPMRTTYFLSRETVIASRLEGMSRWRGNLFAFLLKNANGNLRFFNLPLNRVIELGTQVEI, encoded by the coding sequence ATGGTTCAGGCAAGCAGTCACGCTGAGAGCGGGCACGAGGGGAAGCAGGGGGCATCGCGGTCGGTGGGCCTGCTGGTGGCGGCGGTCGGGGTGGTTTATGGCGATATCGGCACCAGCCCGTTGTATACCCTCAAGGAAGTCTTTACCGGCGGCTACGGGGTGTCGGTCAACCATGATGGCGTGCTGGGGATCCTCTCGCTGATCCTGTGGTCGCTGCTGTGGGTGGTGTCGTTCAAGTACGTGATGTTCATCTTGCGCGCCGATAACCAGGGGGAGGGCGGCACCATGGCGCTGACCGCACTGGCGCGGCGGGCCACGGCGGCGTACCCGCGGCTGCGCACACTGATGGTGATCTGTGGCTTGATCGGCGCTTCGCTGTTCTATGGCGACAGTATGATCACCCCGGCGGTGTCGGTGCTGTCGGCAGTGGAGGGCGTGGGCCTGGCCTTCGACGGTATCGACCACTGGGTGGTGCCAATTTCGCTGGTGGTGCTGGTGGCACTGTTCCTGGTACAGCGGCACGGCACCGAGAAGATCGGCAAGCTGTTTGGTCCTATCATGGTTACCTGGTTCCTGGCGCTGGGCGCGCTGGGTGTGCATGGCATCTCGCAGAGCCCGGAAGTACTCAAGGCGTTCAACCCGGCCTGGGCAGTCAATTTCTTCGTGGTGCACCCTGGCATCGGCGTGGCCATTCTCGGCGCGGTCGTGCTGGCGCTGACGGGGGCCGAGGCGCTGTACGCCGACATGGGGCACTTTGGCCGCAAGCCGATTGCCCGGGCCTGGTTCATCCTGGTGCTCCCGGCGCTGGTGCTCAATTACTTCGGCCAGGGTGCATTGCTGCTGCAAAACCCGGAGGCCGCGCGCAATCCGTTCTATCTGCTGGCGCCGGGCTGGGCGCTGCTGCCGTTGGTCGGGCTGGCCACCATGGCCACGGTTATCGCCTCGCAGGCGGTGATTTCCGGGGCCTTCTCCCTGACCCGCCAGGCCATCCAGCTGGGCTATATTCCGCGCATGCAGATTCAGCACACCTCAAGCGACGAGCAGGGGCAGATCTACATTGGTGCGGTGAACTGGACGCTGATGGTGGGCGTGGTGTTGCTGGTCATCGGTTTCGAGTCGTCAGGTGCCCTTGCGGCTGCCTACGGGGTTGCGGTGACCGGTACCATGCTGATCACCACCGTCCTGGTGTCAGCGGTGATGCTGCTGCTGTGGAAGTGGCCGCCGCTGCTCGCAGTGCCGATTCTGGTCGGCTTCCTGCTGGTCGACGGGCTGTTCTTCGCCGCCAACGTGCCGAAAATCGCCCAGGGCGGTGCCTTCCCGGTGTTGGCCGGTGGTGTGCTGTACCTGCTGATGAGCACCTGGAAGCGCGGCAAGCAGATTCTGGTCGAGCGCATCGATGAAGGGGCGCTGCCATTGCCATTGTTCATCAGCAGCATCCGCATTCAGCCACCGCACCGGGTCGAGGGTACGGCGGTGTTTCTGACTGCACGCTCCGATGCCGTGCCGCATGCGCTGTTACACAACATGTTGCACAACCAGGTGCTGCACAGCCAGGTGGTGCTGCTGACTGTGGTCAGCGAGGACCGGCCCCGGGTGCCGGAACATGAGCGTTTCGAGGTGGAAGCCTATGGCGACGGATTCTTCCGGGTGTTGCTGCACTTTGGGTTCATGGATGAGCCGGACGTGCCTGCCGCGTTGAAGCTGTGTCATCTGGATGGCCTGGACTTCACGCCCATGCGCACCACTTACTTCCTCAGCCGCGAGACGGTGATCGCGTCACGGCTGGAGGGGATGTCGCGCTGGCGGGGCAACCTGTTCGCGTTCTTGCTGAAGAATGCCAACGGCAACTTGCGCTTCTTCAACCTGCCGTTGAACCGGGTGATCGAGCTAGGGACCCAGGTCGAGATCTGA
- a CDS encoding virulence factor family protein has translation MTRRFLLYLLVPLLLAALGGALAFWLWTRPAPEARLEQLSINDTSITRVTPGVHPKARVAIGVPQDQALTGKQLLDLSQAGEAQLVQVILPPGDCSKQQQAMDQALNQLQEKPTLVAGIGPGAVQAWRWLASQNDDKARAISVGFTLEQPDCQAPLPKSAAHGHWNVAWNDNPDDASAAFVRDQANAETSISDYDIHLPQVLKAQLTQALVGRDGNALAIPVVEVPAGQTTDTVTLFLSGDGGWRDLDRDVAGEMAKLGYPVVGIDTLRYYWQHKTPEQSAADLSELMHHYRQKWGTKRFVLTGYSFGADVLPAIYNRLPVEDQQRIDAVMLLAFARSGSFEIEVEGWLGKEGQEAPTGPEMAKLPASKVVCVYGVEETDESGCTEKTAVGERLKLPGGHHFDENYPALAKRLIGEIETRQGKSSVAEQN, from the coding sequence ATGACCCGACGCTTTTTGTTGTACCTGCTGGTTCCCCTGCTGCTGGCCGCCCTGGGTGGTGCGCTGGCCTTCTGGCTGTGGACGCGCCCGGCCCCCGAGGCGCGCCTGGAACAGTTGAGCATCAATGACACCAGCATCACCCGTGTTACCCCTGGCGTGCACCCCAAGGCCCGGGTGGCCATCGGCGTGCCACAAGACCAGGCACTGACGGGCAAGCAACTGCTCGACCTGAGCCAGGCCGGTGAAGCCCAGTTGGTGCAGGTGATTCTGCCGCCTGGCGACTGCAGCAAGCAGCAACAGGCCATGGACCAGGCGCTGAACCAACTGCAGGAAAAACCGACCTTGGTCGCCGGCATCGGCCCCGGTGCCGTCCAAGCCTGGCGCTGGCTGGCCAGCCAGAACGATGACAAGGCGCGGGCCATTTCCGTGGGCTTCACCCTCGAACAGCCTGACTGCCAGGCACCGCTGCCCAAATCGGCTGCCCATGGCCACTGGAACGTCGCCTGGAACGACAACCCGGATGACGCCAGCGCCGCCTTCGTGCGCGACCAGGCCAACGCCGAAACCAGCATCAGCGACTACGACATCCACTTGCCACAAGTGCTCAAGGCGCAACTGACCCAAGCCCTGGTCGGCCGCGACGGTAACGCACTGGCCATCCCGGTGGTCGAAGTGCCGGCCGGGCAAACCACAGACACGGTTACCTTGTTCCTCTCTGGTGATGGCGGCTGGCGCGATCTGGACCGCGACGTAGCCGGGGAAATGGCCAAGCTGGGTTACCCGGTGGTGGGCATCGACACGCTGCGCTACTACTGGCAGCACAAGACCCCGGAACAAAGCGCCGCCGACCTTTCCGAGCTGATGCATCACTACCGGCAGAAGTGGGGGACCAAGCGCTTCGTCTTGACCGGCTATTCGTTCGGCGCCGACGTGCTGCCGGCGATCTACAACCGCCTGCCCGTCGAGGACCAGCAGCGTATCGACGCGGTGATGCTGCTAGCCTTTGCGCGCAGTGGCAGCTTCGAGATCGAGGTCGAGGGTTGGCTGGGCAAGGAAGGCCAGGAAGCGCCAACCGGGCCGGAAATGGCCAAGCTGCCAGCGTCCAAGGTCGTGTGCGTATATGGCGTCGAGGAAACCGACGAGAGCGGTTGCACGGAAAAGACGGCAGTAGGTGAGCGCCTGAAACTGCCTGGCGGGCACCACTTCGACGAGAACTACCCGGCACTCGCCAAGCGGTTGATTGGCGAGATCGAAACGCGCCAAGGCAAGTCCAGCGTAGCTGAGCAGAACTGA
- the mprF gene encoding bifunctional lysylphosphatidylglycerol flippase/synthetase MprF — MTSHNPEPPVPLATALPGAVQRLPLLERLSRYRQPIGLMVTLLLFTMALIACRHLLSELDIYALHDAMLSVPTQSLLGALLATVIGFVILLGYEWSASRYAGVKLPARSLALGGFSAFAIGNAIGLSMLSGGSVRYRLYARQGLGAGEVARMTVFASLSLGCALPPLAALATLSNLPAASTALGLAPGLLAAVASAVLVVSALLVIGLYRRRLAEQPAANNLLVQLGRRTLRLPDARLAALQLLITALDVAAAATVLYLLLPEAPPFGAFVLVYLLALAAGVLSHVPGGVGVFEAILLAAFADQLGAAPLAAALLLYRLIYVVLPLLLACVLLLANEARRLLFAQQAIKAASGLAAPILSILVFLSGVVLLFSGATPEIDTRLEHMGFLVPHRLIDASHFGASLIGVLCLLLAQGLRRRLSAAWLLTTVLLLVGALLSLLKGFDWEEACLLTFTAALLALFRRSFYRPSRLLELPFSPVFLVASACTVGASVWLLLFAYQDVPYSHQLWWQFTLDADAPRGLRAAMGSALLLAAVALTWLLRTAPPVIHLPDEEELQRANRILQASDQPDGGLALTGDKALLFHPRGNAFLMYARRGRSLVALYDPIGPAQERAEMIWQFRDLCDLHHARPVFYQVRAENLPFYMDIGLTALKLGEEARVDLRRFDLEAKGKEMKDLRYTWNRGGRDGLSLEIHEPGHAPLAELKEISDAWLGGKNVREKGFSLGRFSPDYLQHFRIALIRFQGRPVAFANLLETHGNELASLDLMRAHPEAPKLTMEFMMIGLILHYKSHDYGRFSLGMVPLSGLQPRRGAPLTQRLGSLVFRRGEQLYNFQGLRRFKDKFQPDWEPRYMAVPAGLDPLVALADTAALIAGGLTGLVKR, encoded by the coding sequence ATGACTTCGCACAATCCCGAACCTCCGGTGCCACTCGCTACGGCACTACCCGGTGCTGTGCAGCGCCTGCCCCTACTCGAACGCCTGAGTCGCTACCGCCAGCCCATAGGCCTGATGGTGACCCTGTTACTGTTCACGATGGCCTTGATTGCCTGCCGCCACCTGCTGAGCGAGCTGGACATCTATGCCTTGCACGATGCCATGCTCAGCGTGCCCACCCAATCATTGCTGGGCGCCTTGCTGGCGACGGTGATCGGCTTTGTGATCCTGCTGGGCTACGAGTGGTCGGCCAGCCGCTATGCGGGCGTGAAACTGCCAGCACGCAGCCTGGCACTGGGCGGCTTCAGCGCCTTTGCCATCGGCAACGCCATCGGCCTGTCGATGCTCTCTGGCGGCTCGGTTCGCTATCGCCTGTACGCACGGCAAGGGCTTGGTGCTGGCGAAGTCGCACGCATGACCGTGTTTGCCAGCCTGTCACTTGGCTGCGCGCTGCCGCCCCTGGCCGCCTTGGCGACATTGAGCAACCTGCCGGCGGCCTCGACAGCGCTGGGGTTGGCGCCCGGCCTGCTGGCAGCTGTTGCCAGCGCCGTGCTGGTGGTGTCTGCCTTACTGGTAATTGGCTTGTACCGCCGACGCCTGGCCGAGCAACCGGCGGCCAATAACCTGCTCGTTCAACTGGGGCGGCGCACACTTCGCCTGCCGGATGCACGCCTGGCGGCCCTGCAATTGCTGATTACCGCGTTGGATGTGGCGGCGGCTGCCACCGTGCTCTACCTGTTGCTGCCCGAAGCCCCTCCTTTCGGCGCGTTCGTGCTGGTGTACCTGCTGGCCTTGGCTGCGGGCGTGCTCAGCCACGTACCGGGCGGCGTCGGGGTGTTCGAAGCGATCCTGCTGGCGGCCTTTGCCGACCAGCTCGGTGCCGCGCCGCTGGCGGCAGCCTTGCTGCTGTACCGGCTGATCTATGTGGTACTGCCACTGCTGCTGGCCTGCGTGTTGCTGCTGGCCAATGAAGCCCGACGCCTGCTGTTTGCGCAACAGGCCATCAAGGCCGCTTCGGGGCTGGCCGCGCCGATCCTGTCGATCCTGGTGTTCCTGTCCGGCGTGGTGCTGCTGTTTTCCGGTGCCACGCCCGAGATAGATACGCGCCTGGAGCATATGGGCTTCCTGGTGCCACACCGGCTGATCGATGCCTCTCATTTCGGCGCCAGCCTGATCGGTGTGCTCTGCCTGCTGCTGGCCCAAGGCCTGCGCCGGCGCCTGTCCGCCGCCTGGCTACTGACCACCGTGCTGTTGCTGGTCGGCGCCCTGCTGTCGCTGTTGAAGGGCTTTGACTGGGAAGAGGCTTGCCTGCTGACCTTTACCGCCGCCCTGCTCGCGCTGTTCCGCCGCTCGTTCTATCGCCCCAGCCGACTGCTGGAGCTGCCCTTCTCGCCGGTGTTCCTGGTGGCCAGCGCCTGTACGGTGGGCGCATCAGTGTGGCTTCTGCTGTTCGCCTACCAGGATGTGCCTTACAGCCATCAGCTGTGGTGGCAGTTCACCCTCGATGCCGATGCGCCACGGGGCCTGCGCGCCGCCATGGGCAGTGCCTTGCTGCTGGCTGCCGTGGCACTGACGTGGCTGCTGCGTACAGCGCCACCCGTGATCCACCTGCCTGACGAAGAAGAGTTGCAACGCGCCAACCGTATCCTGCAGGCCTCCGACCAGCCCGACGGTGGCCTGGCGCTGACTGGCGACAAGGCGTTGCTGTTCCACCCGCGTGGTAACGCGTTCCTCATGTATGCCCGGCGCGGCCGCAGCCTGGTGGCGTTGTACGACCCGATAGGCCCGGCCCAGGAACGCGCCGAGATGATCTGGCAGTTCCGCGACCTGTGCGACCTGCACCACGCACGCCCCGTGTTCTATCAGGTGCGCGCAGAGAACCTGCCGTTCTACATGGACATCGGCCTGACCGCATTGAAGCTCGGTGAAGAAGCCCGGGTCGACTTGCGCCGCTTCGACCTTGAAGCCAAAGGCAAGGAGATGAAAGACCTGCGCTACACCTGGAACCGCGGCGGACGCGATGGCCTGAGCCTGGAGATCCATGAGCCCGGCCACGCCCCGCTGGCTGAGCTGAAGGAAATTTCCGACGCCTGGCTCGGCGGCAAGAACGTGCGCGAGAAAGGCTTCTCGCTGGGGCGCTTCAGCCCAGACTACCTGCAGCACTTCCGCATAGCCCTGATTCGCTTCCAGGGCCGCCCGGTAGCCTTCGCCAACCTGCTGGAAACCCATGGAAACGAACTGGCCAGCCTCGACCTGATGCGTGCGCACCCCGAAGCGCCAAAGCTGACCATGGAATTCATGATGATCGGCTTGATCCTGCATTACAAAAGCCATGACTACGGGCGTTTCAGCCTGGGCATGGTACCGCTGTCCGGCCTGCAACCAAGGCGCGGCGCACCCTTGACCCAGCGCTTGGGTTCGCTGGTGTTCCGCCGTGGTGAGCAGCTTTACAACTTCCAGGGGCTTCGACGCTTCAAGGACAAGTTCCAGCCGGACTGGGAACCCCGCTACATGGCCGTGCCAGCCGGGCTCGACCCGCTGGTGGCACTGGCCGACACCGCCGCCCTGATTGCAGGCGGCCTGACTGGATTGGTGAAACGCTGA
- the dinB gene encoding DNA polymerase IV — protein MRKIIHVDCDCFYAAIEMRDDPRLAGRPMAVGGSPDHRGVIATCNYEARAYGVRSAMSSRHALKLCPDLLIVKPRFEAYREASREIHTIFRDYTELIEPLSLDEAYLDVSDSQWYSGSATRIAEDIRRRVARTLHITVSAGVAPNKFLAKIASDWRKPNGLFVITPNEVETFVAALPVARLHGVGKVTADKLTRLGIETCLHLREWSRLALVREFGSFGERLWGLARGIDERAVHNDSRRQSVSVENTYDTDLPDLASCLARLPELLDSLNERIARMDSSYRPDKPFVKVKFHDFSQTTMEQAGAGRDLESYRQLLGQAFARGGKPVRLLGVGVRLRDLRGAHEQLELFPPK, from the coding sequence TTGCGCAAGATCATCCACGTCGACTGCGATTGTTTCTACGCTGCGATCGAGATGCGTGACGACCCGCGCCTGGCCGGTCGCCCCATGGCGGTGGGGGGCTCGCCCGACCATCGCGGGGTAATCGCCACCTGCAACTATGAAGCGCGTGCCTATGGTGTGCGCTCGGCCATGTCATCGCGGCATGCGCTGAAGCTTTGCCCCGATCTGTTGATCGTCAAGCCGCGCTTCGAGGCCTACCGTGAGGCCTCGCGGGAAATCCACACGATCTTTCGCGATTACACGGAGCTCATCGAGCCTTTGTCCCTGGACGAAGCTTATCTGGATGTCAGCGACAGCCAGTGGTATTCGGGCAGCGCCACGCGCATTGCCGAGGATATTCGCCGGCGTGTTGCCCGCACCCTGCATATCACCGTGTCGGCTGGCGTGGCGCCTAACAAGTTTCTGGCCAAGATCGCCAGTGACTGGCGCAAACCCAATGGGCTGTTCGTGATTACCCCAAATGAAGTGGAAACGTTCGTTGCAGCCTTGCCGGTGGCCAGGTTGCATGGGGTGGGTAAGGTGACGGCCGACAAACTGACGCGGCTGGGCATCGAAACCTGCCTGCATTTGCGTGAGTGGTCACGGCTGGCATTGGTGCGTGAGTTCGGCAGTTTTGGCGAGCGGTTGTGGGGGCTGGCGCGAGGGATCGATGAGCGTGCGGTGCATAACGACAGCCGACGCCAGTCGGTGAGTGTGGAAAACACCTACGACACCGACCTGCCAGACCTGGCCAGTTGCCTGGCGCGGCTGCCAGAGTTGCTGGATAGCCTGAACGAACGCATCGCCCGAATGGACAGCAGTTACCGGCCAGACAAACCGTTCGTCAAGGTCAAGTTCCATGACTTCAGCCAGACCACCATGGAGCAGGCCGGGGCGGGCCGGGACCTGGAGAGTTATCGGCAATTGCTGGGGCAGGCGTTCGCCCGTGGCGGCAAGCCGGTGCGCTTGCTAGGGGTAGGGGTGAGGTTGCGTGACTTGCGGGGCGCGCATGAACAGTTGGAGCTGTTTCCGCCCAAATGA